A single region of the Streptomyces sp. NBC_01262 genome encodes:
- a CDS encoding oligosaccharide flippase family protein: protein MDTARAPVSETGETSTGETDDAPAAPSFGRKVRSAARWSLINTVVMRLGNFATGILLARFALGPAEWGVYGIAQTVLLVLLSANELGVGLAIVRWDGDPRRFAPTVLTLGALSSGLLYVAIFLSAPTVAGLLGSPDAAGVLRVMCLCVVIDGVAQVPAGFLTREFAQGKRMVIDALNFVLSTTVTLVLAFEGWGAMSFAWGAVAGNIAALIGCAVAAPGTLKFGWDREQARALLKFGLPLAGASLLALAVVNVDTMVVGSTLGQVSLGFYVLAFNMSGWPVRIISEAARRVSFAGFSRLAGSPQALAQGFSRALGVLITGTVPLCVLLAGLAGPVVELVYGSQWLPAAKALPWLMALGLVRIGCELAYDCLVATGQRRSLFGVQGLWLVALIPVLVVAARTHGIVGVSQGHVLVAVGIVVPAFLFALGRAGISLRSIARACAWPFFGGAVMALVILGAQPLFGGGAVALFAAGAVALACYVVCVLPSRGFLLGTRGGDTA, encoded by the coding sequence ATGGACACCGCCCGCGCACCGGTCAGCGAGACCGGTGAGACGAGCACCGGTGAGACGGACGACGCTCCCGCCGCGCCGTCGTTCGGCCGCAAGGTACGGTCGGCGGCCCGCTGGAGCCTGATCAACACCGTCGTCATGCGGCTGGGCAACTTCGCCACCGGCATCCTGCTGGCGCGCTTCGCCCTCGGGCCGGCGGAATGGGGCGTCTACGGCATCGCCCAGACCGTGCTGCTGGTCCTGCTGTCCGCCAACGAACTGGGCGTCGGCCTGGCCATCGTCCGCTGGGACGGCGACCCCCGCCGCTTCGCGCCCACCGTGCTGACCCTCGGCGCCCTGTCCAGCGGCCTGCTGTACGTGGCGATCTTCCTGTCGGCGCCCACGGTGGCCGGGCTGCTGGGCTCACCGGACGCCGCCGGCGTGCTGCGCGTGATGTGCCTGTGCGTGGTGATCGACGGGGTGGCGCAGGTGCCGGCCGGCTTCCTCACCCGGGAGTTCGCCCAGGGCAAGCGGATGGTCATCGACGCGCTCAACTTCGTACTCAGCACCACCGTGACCCTGGTGCTCGCCTTCGAGGGCTGGGGCGCGATGAGCTTCGCGTGGGGCGCGGTGGCGGGCAACATCGCCGCGCTGATCGGCTGCGCGGTGGCCGCCCCGGGCACCCTGAAATTCGGCTGGGACCGCGAACAGGCCCGTGCGCTGCTGAAGTTCGGGCTGCCGCTGGCGGGCGCGAGCCTGCTGGCGCTGGCGGTGGTCAACGTCGACACCATGGTCGTCGGCTCCACCCTCGGCCAGGTCTCGCTGGGCTTCTACGTCCTGGCCTTCAATATGTCCGGCTGGCCCGTACGCATCATCTCCGAGGCCGCTCGCCGGGTCTCCTTCGCGGGCTTCTCCCGGCTGGCCGGCTCACCGCAGGCCCTCGCCCAGGGGTTCAGCCGCGCCCTCGGCGTCCTGATCACCGGCACCGTGCCCCTGTGCGTCCTGCTGGCGGGCCTGGCGGGGCCGGTGGTCGAGCTGGTCTACGGGAGCCAGTGGCTGCCCGCCGCCAAGGCGCTGCCCTGGCTGATGGCGCTGGGCCTGGTCCGGATCGGCTGCGAGCTGGCCTACGACTGCCTGGTCGCCACCGGACAGCGCCGGTCGCTCTTCGGCGTCCAGGGCCTGTGGCTGGTCGCGCTGATCCCCGTACTCGTGGTCGCCGCCCGCACCCACGGCATCGTCGGGGTCTCGCAGGGCCATGTCCTGGTCGCCGTCGGCATCGTCGTGCCCGCCTTCCTGTTCGCCCTCGGCCGGGCCGGGATCAGCCTGCGCTCGATCGCCCGGGCCTGCGCCTGGCCCTTCTTCGGAGGAGCCGTCATGGCCCTGGTCATCCTCGGCGCCCAGCCGCTCTTCGGCGGCGGCGCCGTCGCCCTGTTCGCCGCCGGCGCGGTCGCGCTGGCCTGCTACGTCGTCTGCGTACTGCCCAGTCGCGGCTTCCTGCTCGGCACCCGAGGAGGGGACACGGCATGA
- the wecB gene encoding non-hydrolyzing UDP-N-acetylglucosamine 2-epimerase translates to MSALRVVCVAGARPNYMKIKPVMDALERRGAEVVLVHTGQHYDPAMNDVFFADLGIRPPDRFLGVGSGSHAEQTGRVMTAFEPLLAEVSPDIVVVVGDINSTLACALVTAKAGPLLAHVESGLRSRDWSMPEEVNRVATDRVSDYLLAPSPDAVENLRAEGYREDQIHLVGNVMIDTLLANLERARASAILDEYGLVKGEYGLVTLHRPANVDDPEVLAGLLKALGEIAGRCPLLLPVHPRAAARLADIGVPGGIRLVPPAGYLDFIALQDSARIVLTDSGGVQEETTALGVPCVTLRDNTERPITVEQGTNVLAGRDPERIVATVNRVLDGPPAQRRPELWDGRASERIADVLLEGGTASTRPRPTDVTTDQTTGPTADQTLFV, encoded by the coding sequence GTGTCCGCGTTGCGAGTGGTCTGTGTCGCCGGGGCGCGACCCAACTACATGAAGATCAAGCCGGTGATGGACGCCCTGGAGCGCCGGGGCGCCGAGGTGGTTCTCGTCCACACCGGCCAGCACTACGACCCGGCCATGAACGACGTGTTCTTCGCCGACCTCGGGATCCGGCCGCCCGACCGCTTCCTCGGGGTCGGCTCCGGCAGCCACGCCGAGCAGACCGGACGCGTGATGACGGCGTTCGAGCCGCTGCTCGCCGAGGTGTCCCCGGACATCGTCGTCGTGGTCGGCGACATCAACTCCACCCTGGCCTGCGCCCTGGTCACCGCCAAGGCCGGGCCGCTGCTCGCCCACGTCGAGTCCGGCCTGCGCAGCCGTGACTGGAGCATGCCGGAGGAGGTCAACCGGGTCGCCACCGACCGGGTCAGCGACTACCTGCTGGCCCCCTCGCCCGACGCGGTCGAGAACCTGCGGGCGGAGGGGTACCGGGAGGACCAGATCCACCTGGTCGGCAATGTCATGATCGACACACTGCTGGCCAACCTGGAGCGGGCCAGGGCGTCGGCCATCCTGGATGAATACGGCCTGGTCAAGGGCGAGTACGGCCTTGTCACCCTGCACCGGCCGGCCAATGTGGACGATCCCGAGGTGCTCGCCGGGCTGCTGAAGGCCCTGGGCGAGATCGCCGGCCGCTGCCCGCTGCTGCTGCCCGTGCACCCGCGGGCGGCGGCGCGGCTGGCCGACATCGGGGTTCCCGGCGGCATCCGGCTCGTACCGCCCGCCGGTTACCTGGACTTCATCGCCCTGCAGGACTCCGCCCGTATCGTGCTGACCGACTCGGGCGGCGTACAGGAGGAGACCACCGCGCTGGGCGTGCCGTGCGTGACGCTGCGGGACAACACCGAGCGGCCCATCACCGTCGAGCAGGGCACCAACGTGCTGGCCGGCCGGGATCCGGAGCGGATCGTGGCCACGGTGAACCGGGTGCTGGACGGCCCGCCCGCGCAGCGCCGGCCCGAGCTGTGGGACGGCCGGGCCAGCGAGCGGATCGCCGATGTGCTGCTGGAAGGAGGCACCGCGAGCACCAGGCCGAGACCGACCGACGTGACCACCGATCAGACCACCGGCCCGACCGCCGACCAAACGCTCTTCGTATGA
- a CDS encoding acyltransferase, whose protein sequence is MSVRIQPTAQVDEKAELGEGTTVWDLAQIREDARLGRSCIVGRGAYVGPGVWIGDNVKLQNYALVYEPAVLADGVFVGPAAVLTNDYYPRSVDPDGRQKRGGDWEPVAVVVSEGASLGARSVCVAPVRVGRWALVAAGAVVTRDVPDFALVAGVPARRIGWVGKAGVRLVERDGEPGGGWECPDTGALYDEKDGVLVERA, encoded by the coding sequence GTGAGCGTCAGGATTCAGCCCACCGCCCAGGTCGACGAGAAGGCCGAGCTCGGAGAGGGGACCACCGTCTGGGATCTGGCGCAGATCCGGGAGGACGCCCGTCTGGGCCGCAGCTGCATCGTGGGCCGGGGGGCGTACGTGGGTCCGGGGGTGTGGATCGGTGACAATGTGAAGCTCCAGAACTACGCGCTGGTATACGAGCCGGCGGTGCTCGCCGACGGGGTGTTCGTCGGCCCGGCGGCGGTGCTCACCAACGACTACTACCCCCGGTCGGTGGACCCCGACGGCAGGCAGAAGCGCGGTGGCGACTGGGAGCCGGTGGCGGTCGTGGTGTCCGAGGGCGCGTCGCTGGGGGCCCGGTCGGTGTGCGTGGCGCCGGTGCGCGTAGGGCGTTGGGCGCTGGTGGCGGCGGGTGCGGTGGTGACCCGGGACGTGCCGGACTTCGCGCTCGTGGCGGGTGTGCCGGCGCGCCGGATCGGCTGGGTGGGCAAGGCCGGGGTGCGGCTGGTGGAGCGGGACGGGGAGCCGGGCGGCGGGTGGGAATGCCCCGATACGGGTGCGCTGTACGACGAGAAGGACGGCGTGCTCGTCGAGCGCGCATGA
- a CDS encoding WecB/TagA/CpsF family glycosyltransferase, with protein sequence MTKHQTGRQTLFGVELDPLTMDETVERCLRAVRDGERLEIGVVNAAKLVNMRRDPRLAQAVSGCDLVLADGQAVVWAGRVLRARLPERVAGIDLFMRLLAEAESAGMSVYFLGAKEDVLEQMLLRVADRFPGLKVAGSRNGYFDDTEQQAIADAIGDSGAQLLFLGMTSPKKEIFTAGYGTRTGARVVHGVGGSFDILAGVTRRAPAAWQRLGVEWLYRALQEPRRLGRRYLTTNAAFVLMTARELIRPTPSPAGPANRSN encoded by the coding sequence ATGACCAAGCACCAGACCGGGCGCCAGACTCTCTTCGGGGTCGAGCTGGACCCGCTGACCATGGACGAGACCGTAGAGCGCTGCCTCCGGGCGGTCCGCGACGGGGAGCGGCTGGAGATCGGGGTGGTCAACGCCGCGAAGCTGGTCAACATGCGGCGGGACCCCCGGCTCGCCCAGGCGGTGTCCGGCTGCGACCTCGTCCTCGCCGACGGCCAGGCCGTGGTCTGGGCCGGCCGCGTGCTGCGCGCCCGGCTGCCGGAGCGGGTGGCCGGGATCGACCTGTTCATGCGGCTGCTGGCCGAGGCCGAGTCGGCGGGCATGTCCGTCTACTTCCTCGGCGCCAAGGAAGACGTACTGGAGCAGATGCTGCTCCGGGTCGCGGACCGCTTCCCGGGGCTGAAGGTGGCCGGCAGCCGGAACGGCTACTTCGACGACACCGAGCAGCAGGCCATCGCGGACGCGATCGGCGACAGCGGCGCGCAACTGCTCTTCCTGGGCATGACCTCGCCCAAGAAGGAGATCTTCACCGCCGGTTACGGCACCCGCACCGGCGCCCGGGTCGTGCACGGCGTCGGCGGCTCCTTCGACATCCTGGCCGGCGTCACCCGGCGGGCCCCCGCGGCCTGGCAGCGGCTGGGCGTCGAGTGGCTCTACCGCGCGCTGCAGGAGCCGCGCCGCCTGGGCCGCCGCTACCTCACCACCAACGCCGCCTTCGTCCTCATGACGGCACGGGAGCTCATCCGCCCCACCCCGTCCCCCGCCGGTCCCGCGAACAGGAGCAACTGA
- a CDS encoding Wzz/FepE/Etk N-terminal domain-containing protein has protein sequence MDLAEIFRVMRRRWYVLLPGLLLAAGLTVAVALVVPVTYQSQSTVVLLNSQKATRAYDGNPFLSTQTSLTGMADSLARNLNSDASIRALKSRGASGTFEAKLADNAQGPLMWLTVTGTDKSSVLASDRILTAYAKERLEAFQEQQSVDENAMIRMMTIVASQNPVAQTKTRLEYMIMAGGAGFVLTMVATFYVEARKRSRGPEREAESDPEPEPDPDPDPELAEEPAEPEEEISFPRPKAEESVVEQTLAIRRPPSWSRPAETEPKAQRSVVTAPPAEPLDEESTHGHRPRTGQRDR, from the coding sequence ATGGATCTCGCTGAGATCTTCCGTGTCATGCGCAGGCGTTGGTATGTCCTGCTGCCCGGACTGCTGCTGGCCGCCGGTCTGACGGTCGCCGTGGCCCTGGTGGTCCCGGTCACCTATCAGTCGCAGAGCACCGTGGTCCTGCTGAACTCCCAGAAGGCCACCCGTGCCTACGACGGCAACCCCTTCCTGAGCACGCAGACCTCGCTCACCGGCATGGCCGACAGCCTGGCCCGCAACCTCAACTCCGACGCCTCGATCCGCGCGCTCAAATCCCGGGGCGCCTCCGGGACCTTCGAGGCCAAGCTCGCCGACAACGCCCAGGGGCCGCTCATGTGGCTCACCGTGACCGGCACCGACAAGTCGTCCGTCCTGGCCTCCGACCGCATCCTGACCGCGTACGCCAAGGAGCGGCTGGAGGCCTTCCAGGAGCAGCAGTCGGTCGACGAGAACGCCATGATCCGGATGATGACCATCGTGGCCTCGCAGAACCCGGTGGCGCAGACCAAGACCCGGCTCGAATACATGATCATGGCCGGTGGCGCGGGCTTCGTGCTCACCATGGTCGCCACCTTCTACGTGGAGGCGCGCAAGCGCTCGCGCGGGCCCGAGCGGGAAGCCGAGTCCGACCCGGAGCCGGAGCCGGATCCGGATCCGGACCCGGAGCTGGCGGAAGAGCCCGCCGAGCCGGAGGAGGAAATCAGCTTCCCCAGGCCCAAGGCCGAGGAATCGGTCGTGGAACAGACGCTGGCCATCCGGCGGCCGCCCAGCTGGTCGCGGCCCGCCGAGACCGAGCCCAAGGCGCAGCGGTCCGTGGTGACCGCCCCGCCCGCCGAGCCGCTCGACGAGGAGTCGACTCATGGACACCGCCCGCGCACCGGTCAGCGAGACCGGTGA
- a CDS encoding nucleotide sugar dehydrogenase → MRVVVVGQGYVGLPLAIRAAEAGHEVIGYDVDARRVKTLAAGESFVEDVSSARIRAAMDRGAYRPSDAARDCGGFDVAVVTVPTPLHEGTPDLSYIRESAVTLARYLRPGATVVLESTTYPGTTQELFAPILEDGSGLTAGTDFHLGYSPERIDPGNAVWGFKETPKVVSGVNESSLKAVRDFYDDLVDTTVPVSSPKEAELAKLLENTFRHVNIALVNEIAMFAHHLDIDVWQAIEAASSKPFGFMKFTPGPGVGGHCLPIDPSYLSWRVQRELGQSFRFVELANDINNHMPEYVTRRIIDAFNERRRSVNGSRVLLLGLAYKKNTGDARESPALRITQLLLDMGAQVRAADPHVVESLPVDARLVRVEVTAEELAAADMVVLLTDHDGFDYELVAEHAPFVLDCRRRLSGSNIEVL, encoded by the coding sequence ATGCGCGTCGTCGTTGTCGGACAGGGATACGTCGGACTGCCGCTGGCCATCCGTGCCGCCGAGGCCGGCCACGAGGTGATCGGCTACGACGTGGACGCGCGGCGGGTCAAGACCCTCGCCGCCGGGGAGTCCTTCGTCGAGGACGTCTCCTCGGCACGGATCCGCGCCGCGATGGACCGCGGCGCCTACCGCCCGAGCGACGCGGCCCGCGACTGCGGCGGCTTCGACGTCGCCGTGGTCACCGTGCCCACCCCGCTGCACGAGGGCACCCCCGACCTCAGCTACATCCGGGAGTCGGCGGTCACGCTGGCCCGCTATCTGCGCCCCGGGGCCACCGTCGTCCTGGAGTCGACCACCTACCCCGGCACCACCCAGGAGCTGTTCGCCCCCATCCTGGAGGACGGCTCCGGGCTCACCGCCGGCACGGACTTCCACCTCGGCTACAGCCCCGAGCGGATCGACCCGGGGAACGCCGTCTGGGGCTTCAAGGAGACCCCGAAGGTCGTCTCCGGCGTCAACGAGAGCTCGCTGAAGGCCGTACGGGACTTCTACGACGACCTCGTCGACACCACCGTGCCGGTGAGCTCCCCGAAGGAGGCCGAGCTCGCCAAGCTGCTGGAGAACACCTTCCGGCATGTGAACATCGCACTGGTCAACGAGATCGCGATGTTCGCGCACCACCTGGACATCGACGTCTGGCAGGCCATCGAGGCCGCGTCCAGCAAGCCCTTCGGCTTCATGAAGTTCACCCCCGGACCGGGCGTCGGCGGCCACTGCCTGCCGATCGACCCGTCCTACCTGTCCTGGCGGGTGCAGCGTGAACTCGGCCAGAGCTTCCGCTTCGTGGAGCTGGCCAACGACATCAACAACCACATGCCCGAGTACGTCACCCGCCGCATCATCGACGCCTTCAACGAGCGGCGCCGGTCCGTCAACGGCTCGCGCGTGCTGCTGCTCGGGCTGGCGTACAAGAAGAACACCGGCGACGCCCGCGAGTCCCCGGCCCTGCGCATCACCCAGCTGCTGCTGGACATGGGGGCCCAGGTCAGGGCGGCGGACCCGCATGTCGTCGAGAGCCTGCCGGTGGACGCCCGGCTGGTGCGGGTCGAGGTGACGGCCGAGGAGCTGGCGGCCGCCGACATGGTCGTCCTGCTCACCGACCACGACGGCTTCGACTACGAACTCGTGGCCGAGCACGCCCCCTTCGTCCTCGACTGCCGCCGTCGGCTGTCCGGATCCAACATCGAGGTGCTCTGA
- a CDS encoding YncE family protein → MRRRLALPVLPLLLALAAGCASSAPAHHPAPSPSGSVSASPVAAASPGGLPGMPPLLDPADVYAADRPNRLSPVVRGFPSLVYVPNTNSDTVSVIDPATYRVVRTIPVGRQPQHVVPSWDLKTLWVNDDLGNTLTPIDPRTARIAGPRVRVHDPYNLYFTPNGRYAVVMASADRQLVFRDAHTMAVRKVVPVSCYGVNHADFSPDGRYFIVSCEFSGELLKVDTARMEVVAQARLPLRGAMPQDVKVSPDGRTWYVADMAADGMWVLDGDSFSRPRLLRTGKGCHGLYVSRDSKYLYISNRGEGSVSVLDFASGRLVRKWHIPGGGSPDMGGVSADGKVLWLSGRYDSEVYAIDTTSGRTIAKIPVGSGPHGLAVYPQPGRYSLGHTGIFR, encoded by the coding sequence ATGCGCCGCCGCCTCGCTCTTCCCGTGCTTCCGCTGCTGCTCGCCCTCGCCGCCGGGTGCGCCTCCTCCGCCCCTGCGCACCATCCCGCCCCCAGCCCGTCCGGTTCCGTCTCCGCCAGCCCCGTCGCGGCCGCCTCGCCCGGGGGCCTCCCCGGCATGCCGCCCCTCCTCGACCCGGCCGATGTCTACGCGGCCGACCGCCCGAACCGCCTCTCCCCCGTCGTCCGCGGCTTCCCCTCGCTCGTCTACGTCCCGAACACCAACTCCGACACCGTCTCCGTCATCGACCCCGCCACCTACAGGGTCGTCCGCACCATCCCCGTCGGCCGCCAGCCCCAGCACGTCGTCCCCTCCTGGGACCTCAAGACCCTCTGGGTCAACGACGACCTCGGCAACACCCTCACCCCGATCGACCCCCGCACGGCGCGCATCGCAGGCCCGCGCGTCCGCGTGCACGACCCGTACAACCTGTACTTCACGCCGAACGGCAGATACGCCGTCGTCATGGCCTCGGCCGACCGCCAGCTCGTCTTCCGCGACGCGCACACCATGGCCGTCAGGAAGGTCGTCCCGGTGAGCTGCTACGGCGTCAACCACGCCGACTTCTCCCCGGACGGGCGGTACTTCATCGTCTCCTGCGAGTTCTCCGGCGAACTGCTCAAGGTCGACACCGCCAGGATGGAGGTCGTCGCCCAGGCCCGGCTCCCCCTGCGCGGCGCCATGCCGCAGGACGTCAAGGTCTCCCCCGACGGCCGCACCTGGTACGTCGCCGACATGGCGGCCGACGGCATGTGGGTCCTGGACGGGGACTCCTTCAGCCGCCCCCGGCTGCTGCGGACCGGCAAGGGCTGCCACGGGCTGTACGTCAGCCGGGACTCGAAGTACCTCTACATCTCCAACCGGGGCGAGGGATCCGTGTCCGTCCTGGACTTCGCGTCCGGCCGGCTCGTGCGCAAGTGGCACATCCCCGGCGGCGGCAGCCCCGACATGGGCGGCGTCTCGGCCGACGGCAAGGTGCTGTGGCTCTCCGGCCGGTACGACTCCGAGGTCTACGCGATCGACACGACCAGCGGCCGCACCATCGCCAAGATCCCGGTCGGGTCCGGGCCGCACGGCCTGGCGGTGTACCCGCAACCGGGGCGGTACTCGCTGGGGCACACGGGAATCTTCCGCTGA
- a CDS encoding RICIN domain-containing protein produces the protein MTPTPTRAIRRIVIQALVLSVALVGFLAAPRQSEPVTQTAPVAAAQVSVTPPPMGWASWNSFASVIDYATIKAQADALVSSGLAAKGYKYINIDEGWWLGTRDSSGNITVDTTKWPGGMAAIATYIHSLGLKAGIYTDAGLNGCGYYYPTPSGTAAAPNTGSEGHYQQDLTAFQNWGFDYVKVDWCGGQAEGLSQETTYKAITAANTAATAVTGRSMVLSFCEWGSGNPWNWATGYGDLWRTSDDIILYGDTATTAKMLTNFDKGLHPAAQHTGYYNDPDMLMTGMSGLTAAQNRTHMSLWAISGAPLLAGNNLATMTSATAAILGNSELIGIDQDARGLQGVKVAEDTTGLQVYSKVLAGTGKRAVLLLNRTSAAANITARWADMGLTTASASVRNIWSATTVGSYATSYTTSVPAGEGVLLTVTGGTEATGTTYTGSTSVAVTAAAAGTKLADITYANGGTTAAKTTLKVNGQYSTIVSLPPTGSASTYGTVSVLLTLAKGSNTVTFSTAPSNLYVQDLTGTNGTALVGTGSGRCADLNQNTIVNGAQAQLWDCSGGQNETFTYTSRSELVLYGNKCLDAYNSGTTNGTKVVIWDCNSGTNQKWTINSSTGTITNNVSGLCLDAYGAATANGTLLDLWTCNGGTNQKWTLN, from the coding sequence ATGACCCCCACCCCCACGCGCGCCATCAGACGCATCGTCATCCAGGCGCTGGTCCTCAGCGTTGCCCTCGTCGGTTTTCTCGCCGCCCCCCGTCAGTCCGAGCCGGTGACGCAGACCGCCCCCGTCGCCGCCGCGCAGGTCTCCGTCACCCCGCCCCCCATGGGCTGGGCCTCCTGGAACAGCTTCGCCAGCGTCATCGACTACGCCACCATCAAGGCCCAGGCCGACGCCCTGGTCTCCTCCGGGCTGGCGGCCAAGGGCTACAAGTACATCAACATCGACGAGGGCTGGTGGCTGGGCACCCGTGACAGCAGCGGCAACATCACCGTCGACACCACCAAGTGGCCGGGCGGGATGGCGGCCATCGCCACGTACATCCACAGCCTGGGCCTGAAGGCGGGCATCTACACCGACGCCGGCCTGAACGGCTGCGGGTACTACTACCCCACCCCCTCCGGCACCGCCGCCGCCCCCAACACCGGCAGTGAGGGCCACTACCAGCAGGACCTGACGGCCTTCCAGAACTGGGGCTTCGACTACGTCAAGGTCGACTGGTGCGGCGGCCAGGCCGAGGGCCTCAGCCAGGAGACCACGTACAAGGCGATCACCGCCGCCAACACCGCCGCGACCGCCGTCACCGGGCGTTCGATGGTGCTGTCGTTCTGCGAGTGGGGCAGCGGCAACCCCTGGAACTGGGCCACCGGTTACGGCGACCTGTGGCGCACCAGCGATGACATCATCCTCTACGGCGACACCGCGACCACCGCGAAGATGCTGACCAACTTCGACAAGGGCCTGCACCCGGCCGCCCAGCACACCGGCTACTACAACGACCCGGACATGCTGATGACGGGCATGAGCGGCCTTACCGCCGCCCAGAACCGCACCCACATGTCCCTCTGGGCGATCTCGGGCGCGCCGCTGCTCGCCGGCAACAACCTCGCCACCATGACCTCCGCCACCGCCGCCATCCTCGGCAACTCCGAACTCATCGGCATCGACCAGGACGCCCGCGGCCTCCAGGGCGTCAAGGTCGCCGAGGACACCACCGGTCTGCAGGTCTACAGCAAGGTCCTGGCCGGCACCGGCAAGCGGGCCGTCCTGCTCCTCAACCGCACCTCCGCCGCCGCCAACATCACCGCCCGCTGGGCCGACATGGGGCTCACCACCGCCTCCGCGTCGGTGCGCAACATCTGGTCGGCCACCACCGTCGGCTCGTACGCCACGAGCTACACCACCTCCGTCCCCGCCGGTGAGGGCGTCCTGCTCACCGTGACCGGCGGCACCGAGGCCACCGGCACCACCTACACCGGCTCCACCTCGGTCGCCGTCACCGCGGCCGCCGCGGGCACCAAGCTGGCCGACATCACCTACGCCAACGGCGGCACCACGGCCGCCAAGACCACCCTCAAGGTCAACGGCCAGTACTCCACGATCGTCTCCCTGCCGCCCACCGGCTCCGCGAGCACCTACGGCACCGTGTCCGTACTGCTGACACTCGCCAAGGGCAGCAACACGGTCACCTTCTCCACCGCCCCCAGCAACCTCTACGTCCAGGACCTGACGGGGACCAACGGCACCGCCCTCGTCGGCACCGGCTCCGGCCGCTGCGCCGACCTGAACCAGAACACGATCGTCAACGGCGCCCAGGCCCAGCTGTGGGACTGCTCGGGCGGCCAGAACGAGACGTTCACGTACACCTCGCGCAGCGAGCTCGTCCTGTACGGCAACAAGTGCCTCGACGCCTACAACAGCGGCACCACGAACGGCACCAAGGTCGTCATCTGGGACTGCAACAGCGGCACCAACCAGAAGTGGACGATCAACTCGTCCACCGGCACCATCACCAACAACGTCTCCGGGCTCTGCCTGGACGCGTACGGCGCCGCCACGGCCAACGGCACGCTGCTGGACCTGTGGACCTGCAACGGCGGGACGAACCAGAAGTGGACCCTGAACTGA
- a CDS encoding polysaccharide deacetylase family protein encodes MTRRTVVLAGAAALASGCGAATRHAPEPVAARPERPHASAPPPVQFTHGPLTRPQVALTFHGRGEPALTTALLAEAERAGARLTVLAVGDWLDAYPRLAHRILDGGHELGNHTQTHRDIDTMSPADAYAEIAGCADRLRRLTGSPGGWFRPSQARLVTPTVQRAALRAGYARVLSYDVDSLDYTDPGAPAIGANVLHRVRPGSIVSLHLGHPGTIAALPAILDGLHARSLHAVTATELLT; translated from the coding sequence ATGACCCGCCGTACCGTCGTCCTCGCCGGTGCCGCCGCCCTGGCCTCCGGTTGCGGCGCCGCCACCCGTCACGCCCCCGAACCGGTGGCCGCCAGGCCTGAGCGGCCTCACGCCTCGGCTCCGCCCCCGGTCCAGTTCACCCACGGTCCCCTGACGCGCCCCCAGGTCGCGCTGACCTTCCACGGCCGGGGCGAACCCGCTCTCACCACCGCCCTGCTGGCCGAGGCCGAACGCGCCGGCGCCCGGCTCACCGTGCTGGCCGTCGGCGACTGGCTCGACGCGTACCCCCGGCTCGCCCACCGGATCCTCGACGGCGGCCACGAGCTGGGCAACCACACCCAGACGCACCGCGACATCGACACCATGTCCCCGGCGGACGCCTACGCCGAGATCGCCGGCTGCGCCGACCGCCTGCGCCGCCTCACCGGCTCCCCGGGCGGCTGGTTCCGGCCCTCCCAGGCCCGCCTGGTCACCCCCACCGTCCAACGGGCGGCCCTGCGCGCCGGGTACGCGCGGGTGCTCTCCTACGACGTCGACTCCCTCGACTACACCGACCCCGGCGCCCCCGCCATCGGCGCCAACGTCCTGCACCGCGTCCGCCCCGGATCCATCGTCAGCCTCCACCTCGGCCACCCCGGCACCATCGCCGCCCTTCCCGCCATCCTCGACGGCCTGCACGCCCGCAGCCTGCACGCCGTCACCGCCACGGAGCTCCTCACCTGA